From Prosthecobacter sp., the proteins below share one genomic window:
- a CDS encoding DUF1501 domain-containing protein yields the protein MNSFLPPNDMARDVVRLAQNMGGIPFSRREALRRCVYGSAGLLLLEPISISAAPRAAAIATEGKAKSVIQIWLWGGPCHIDTFDPKPEAGRDYTGALDQTLETNVSGMRIGQLLPQLAKNADKYSLIRSMTHGNNGHETASYLVQTGRASERDVFPGLGAVVSYFKGYDAGYKGLIPPYVVLTQPQGRFSEAGFLGPRYKPFATGGDPARQPFAVEGIVTPGITEEHQKERRKLLGSLNTLGGALPGNATLKTVVDSEQQAYELILGDAGKLFDLSQEKDEMRDRYGRSTFGQSCLMARRLVEKGVPFITINYQGWDTHKQHFQIMNRKLPELDQGLAALLADLSEHGLLESTIVWCTGEFGRTPKVANESPWNGGRHHFGKVFSSLLAGGGFKGGQVLGKSNATGEEVADRPVYPADVIGSIYGQLGIPADAPLPHPQGTPTFVVPGKDEKVPMGGLLKELI from the coding sequence ATGAACTCCTTCCTGCCACCCAATGACATGGCACGCGATGTCGTGCGGCTTGCCCAAAACATGGGCGGTATTCCCTTTTCCCGACGCGAGGCACTGCGGCGCTGCGTCTATGGCTCCGCCGGATTGCTGCTGCTGGAACCCATCAGCATTAGCGCCGCTCCGCGTGCTGCCGCCATCGCCACGGAGGGAAAGGCGAAGTCGGTGATTCAAATCTGGCTATGGGGCGGCCCATGCCACATCGACACCTTTGATCCGAAACCTGAAGCGGGACGCGACTACACGGGTGCGCTGGATCAAACGCTCGAAACAAACGTCAGCGGCATGCGCATCGGCCAGTTGCTGCCGCAGCTCGCGAAGAACGCGGACAAATACTCGCTCATCCGCAGCATGACGCATGGAAACAACGGCCACGAAACTGCCTCCTACCTCGTGCAGACTGGCCGCGCCTCCGAGCGCGATGTGTTTCCTGGTCTGGGTGCCGTGGTGAGCTACTTCAAAGGCTATGACGCTGGTTATAAAGGACTGATCCCGCCCTATGTCGTGCTCACCCAGCCGCAGGGTCGCTTCTCCGAGGCTGGCTTTCTTGGCCCGCGCTACAAGCCTTTCGCCACCGGTGGCGATCCAGCGCGTCAGCCCTTTGCTGTCGAAGGAATCGTCACGCCAGGCATCACGGAGGAGCATCAAAAGGAGCGGCGCAAACTCCTTGGCAGCCTCAACACGCTCGGTGGTGCGCTGCCGGGGAATGCGACACTGAAAACGGTCGTGGATTCCGAACAGCAGGCGTACGAACTCATTTTGGGCGACGCCGGCAAGCTCTTTGATCTCAGTCAGGAGAAGGATGAAATGCGTGACCGCTATGGTCGCAGCACCTTCGGGCAGAGTTGCCTCATGGCACGGCGTCTCGTCGAAAAAGGCGTTCCCTTCATCACCATCAACTACCAAGGCTGGGACACGCACAAGCAGCACTTCCAGATCATGAACCGCAAGCTGCCGGAGCTCGATCAGGGGCTCGCCGCGCTGCTGGCGGACCTTTCCGAGCACGGCCTGCTCGAAAGCACCATCGTCTGGTGTACGGGCGAGTTCGGCCGCACGCCGAAAGTGGCCAACGAGTCGCCGTGGAACGGTGGCAGGCATCATTTTGGCAAAGTTTTCTCCAGCCTGCTCGCGGGCGGCGGATTCAAAGGTGGCCAGGTGCTCGGCAAGTCGAACGCCACGGGCGAGGAGGTCGCGGATCGCCCTGTGTATCCGGCGGATGTCATCGGCAGCATCTACGGCCAGCTCGGCATTCCGGCGGATGCACCGCTGCCACATCCACAAGGCACGCCGACCTTTGTCGTGCCCGGCAAGGACGAGAAAGTGCCCATGGGCGGCCTGTTGAAGGAACTCATTTAA